From one Helicoverpa zea isolate HzStark_Cry1AcR chromosome 10, ilHelZeax1.1, whole genome shotgun sequence genomic stretch:
- the LOC124633995 gene encoding uncharacterized protein LOC124633995 has product MKAATLFVFALVIVAVSCRPDKPDLKQVKAEAARKKACMHDCTSVALDPICAGKQGEKPKSFGNECVMNNYNCEHHDTLHKISKGECAGSDGIRLS; this is encoded by the exons ATGAAGGCAgctactttgtttgtttttg CTCTGGTGATTGTGGCAGTATCCTGCCGTCCCGACAAGCCTGACCTGAAGCAAGTCAAGGCCGAGGCAGCTCGCAAGAAGGCCTGCATGCACGATTGCACCTCCGTGGCATTAGACCCCATCTGCGCCGGCAAGCAAGGAGAGAAGCCCAAGTCTTTCGGCAATGAATGCGTCATGAACAACTACAACTGTGAACACCATGACA CTCTTCACAAGATCAGCAAAGGCGAGTGTGCCGGCTCAGACGGAATCCGCCTCTCTTAA
- the LOC124633931 gene encoding uncharacterized protein LOC124633931 isoform X2 codes for MSWNEVQPASLPFLPSRIGDANEIGEAPDVRVPAELMRARVREGVPPPLCAGRCFSPPAGPVCAFDATGTARTFATLCDLEAASCRESTYYAIASRGEC; via the exons ATGT CATGGAACGAAGTACAACCAGCCAGTCTCCCGTTCCTGCCGTCCCGCATCGGTGACGCGAACGAGATCGGCGAGGCTCCCGACGTGAGGGTACCGGCTGAGCTCATGAGGGCACGAGTGAGGGAGGGCGTGCCCCCTCCCCTGTGCGCCGGCAGATGTTTCTCGCCACCAGCGGGACCTGTCTGTGCCTTCGATGCTACGGGCACTGCCAGGACCTTTGCAACGTTGTGTGATCTGGAAGCAGCGTCGTGTCGCGAAAGTACAT ATTACGCGATCGCGAGTCGTGGAGAATGCTGA
- the LOC124633931 gene encoding uncharacterized protein LOC124633931 isoform X1 produces the protein MLNGKFLLCVVLVAAWNEVQPASLPFLPSRIGDANEIGEAPDVRVPAELMRARVREGVPPPLCAGRCFSPPAGPVCAFDATGTARTFATLCDLEAASCRESTYYAIASRGEC, from the exons ATGTTAAACGGGAAGTTTTTGTTGTGCGTAGTTTTAGTTGCTG CATGGAACGAAGTACAACCAGCCAGTCTCCCGTTCCTGCCGTCCCGCATCGGTGACGCGAACGAGATCGGCGAGGCTCCCGACGTGAGGGTACCGGCTGAGCTCATGAGGGCACGAGTGAGGGAGGGCGTGCCCCCTCCCCTGTGCGCCGGCAGATGTTTCTCGCCACCAGCGGGACCTGTCTGTGCCTTCGATGCTACGGGCACTGCCAGGACCTTTGCAACGTTGTGTGATCTGGAAGCAGCGTCGTGTCGCGAAAGTACAT ATTACGCGATCGCGAGTCGTGGAGAATGCTGA
- the LOC124633951 gene encoding TPR-containing protein DDB_G0280363-like, with protein MEKLCVFFVIALFTSGALGQAAQPQEGDDGLDDRYGFNGPNWFPGQFPRPNRFPPFPNQNQFPNQNQFPNQNQFPNQNQFPNQNQFPNQNQNQFPNQNQFPNQNNQGQRTTTPTPTGTTTMSPQQRQCISTCPVTAEYNPVCGTDNVTYGNPGRLNCAQLCGVNVSLLRTSPCPTPPPTIDGVAQ; from the exons ATGGAGAAACTGTGTGTTTTTTTCGTAATCG CTCTCTTCACTTCTGGTGCTCTGGGACAAGCAGCGCAGCCACAAGAAGGTGACGACGGCCTAGATGATAGGTACGGCTTCAACGGGCCAAACTGGTTCCCAGGTCAATTCCCACGTCCCAACAGGTTCCCTCCATTCCCCAATCAGAACCAATTCCCCAATCAAAATCAGTTCCCCAATCAAAACCAATTTCCCAATCAAAATCAGTTCCCCAATCAAAATCAGTTCCCCAATCAGAATCAGAACCAATTCCCCAATCAGAACCAGTTCCCCAACCAGAACAACCAGGGCCAACGTACAACGACTCCTACTCCTACAGG AACGACCACCATGTCACCCCAGCAGCGTCAGTGCATCAGTACCTGCCCAGTGACAGCTGAGTACAACCCTGTGTGCGGCACTGACAACGTCACGTACGGCAACCCTGGAAGACTGAACTGTGCTCAGCTTTGTGGCGTCA aCGTATCGCTGCTAAGAACATCGCCTTGCCCGACCCCACCTCCCACCATCGATGGCGTTGCTCAATAA